The nucleotide sequence TTGCCAGAGGATCGTCATCTGGCGGAAGCGAGTCGATCGGACAATCTACAACTGGCTCGGAGCCACCAGAGCAGGGGGGATTCTCCTCCGCAGTCGATCGAGTGATTGCGTCGCTGACCGAACATCCCGCCACGTGCGATCGGCTGATGGCAATTGCGTCCGTCTCCGCACAGTTGCTGAGGGCTGACCGTGAGTCAGCGATCAAATCAGCGGGGGTATTGTTCTCCCGGTCGACTCCCGCGTCGATCTCACCATCCCCGGCAGTATCCTTAGCCCGTGGCCCCTGTAAGCCGCGCAGCACAGAGACCATCAGTCCTACGGCAAGCCGACTTTTCCCCACCCCCGCATTTCCCGCAAGCAAGGTCACCGCCCCACGCGGAATCAGCCCCTCAATAACCCACTCCGTCGGCTCCGCCACCAGATCCGCCAGGCACCGCAAACTCACCTTCGGTTGCCGGTCGTTCCCGACCGAATTCAAACTCCTCGCAGCCCCCGCCGAAAACCGCTCGGGAATTCCTCCCGAACGATTTTCCCGAAGACCAGCGTCCAACTTCACCGGGTCAGCAGCAACCCGGTCCGGAAAAGCCCAGTCAGGGGGCGAATTGGAAAACCTGCGCATGTGTCACATCCTGGAAGAACGGAAACCCTTTCTCCGCAACATAACACAACCACATGTGAACGTCAAGTTTTTTTGTCGCACAACCCTCATTCAAGAACAGCACCACTGCGAAGTTTCCGTTACGGTCTCCATCTCCACCCCTCGCCATGCCACTGCTTCGGCCGTCTTCTCCGAAGCAGTGACCCCGTGCACAACATGGAATGCTTTGATCCGCAGATTGCACGGATTTTCGCAGAAGTTTCCCTGACCTCGAAATCTGCGTCGCTCTGTGTCATCGGCGGATCCACGTAGGATTGACAGCAAACTCTGATGCGATTGCCCTGGGTGTTTCACCACGGCAGAGTCACCTCAGACCTGCTGCATGGGCTCAGCTCGACCGGGATTCCGGGGAACTCTGATTCTGGGGACCAACCTACTTGACCCCTGACGGGTTGGTTGAAACTCTTTTGTTTATCGGGTCGACTCTTTTACCGCGTCGCCCCGGACACGAAGAGCACTGCTTGCACGAAGCGGGCAAGCAGTGGTATCGATTTGAATTTGGCCGTGGGGCCTGGTGGAAGGACGGGGCGGAAATGGCGAGAGGTCGGAAACTCGGGGGTGAGCTTCCGACCTCTGCTTATGGGGTGTTAACCCTGGTCCTGTTTTCGGCGGGGATCAGCGCTTTGACCGAGATCCCTGTCGCAGCTGTTCTCCGCTGGAGGCTGTCTAGGCCGGATCTGGGACTTCGTCCAGATCGAGACTCAAGTCGGAGTCCGATCCAAAATCGTCATTCGAGCCTTCGATGCCGACAGAATCGAGTGGCTGCGGAGCCGCTTCGATGCTGCCAGGAGCGGACTGGATCGGGGGGACGACATCGCTTCCTTGCGGAATCGGCTGTGGAACCGCTGAGGGAACCGTATTCGGCGGGCAGTTCCCGTCGATCGCACCATTCGTGTAGTACGAGTTGACGCCGTGTCCGAAATGACCGTGGTGTCCGAAATGGCCTCCTGTGTAGGGTCCCATATATCCAGCCCACTGACCATTGCAGAACCGCGAAGCCTGCACAGCAGGGGCATGGATGTGCCACTGTGCGGGAACCGGTCGGGGTGGCAATCGACTGGGATCAGGTTGCCAGAAGGGAACGTGCTGGTATTTATAGCCGAGCTGTGTCGTGTCGGTCGGCTGATAAACCATCGGCGCGGTCGACTGACTGTAGTCAGCACCGGCCCCGTACCACTGGGCGGGGAAGTAGTGCTTGTACTCGACACCCCGTCGCTGCAGCGGGTACTTGGCGGGGGGTGAATACCCATAGTCAGGCGAATGCTTGCAGTAGTGTTCGCCGAACTTGCCGTGCAGACATCCGTGGCAGTGGTGACCGGGTGGGCAGGCCCCTCCTGGTGGGCAATTTCCTGTCGGACAGCTACCGTCGATATAGCCGGTCACCGGTTCGCAGTTGCCGGTCGGGCAGGGGGTTGACCTCAGGTGATGGCCACCGACCTGCTGCACCCCTTGAGCGTTGCGGGCGCTGGCAGGTTGAACGGTCGTCCGGGGACGTCCGTCGGTAATCCGGACATACCCTGCATTATTCGGCCCCTGCTGTGAGAATCCCCGGTCAGCCGAGCCGAGGACCAGCACAAACGCGGCCGCTATCAATCGATTCGATTTTGTGAACCTCATCGTAGTTTCCTTATCATCGCCGGTCGGAGCCAGTCCGTGGCGGAGGCGGTACTTGAATGCCGCGATCCGCGGCGGCTAAAGAGGGTGATTGTGAATAAACTCAGTACGCGGGGTGCGAAACGGGGACGAGTCGACTTGAGGGGACTCCCCAACCGTATTCGTAGGTATGACCGACCACGGGAGCCAGCGGAACAGCCATCGGAATGCCGTATCCCTGGGCCGCCCAGACCTGACCATCGCGCGAGTCAGTGTGATAAGGATTGACGGGATAGACCCGGCCGTAATGTCCGACCCAGGGAAGTCCCGCTCCACCACCACCCGTGGGAATGAAGTAGCCAAACTTCGCCTTGAAGTAGTCACACATGTCCTGACCCGAGGGGTCGTGGTAGTACATCGATGGAGTATGACCCGTGGACCGGCCGTAGGCGTTTTCCAGGGCCAGACTGTGTCGTTGAGTGCGGCGGTGCACTGAGGCTCCCCAACTGTTGTCATTACCCCAGTCGGAATAACGCCAGTCCTGACGAGCATACTTGCGGTAACCGCGGGCACTGTCGTGGAATTCGACGGGACCAGGTCCATATCCCTGACCAGCCCCAACCCCTGCACCCGCACCCACACCAAAACCCGTTCCGGCTCCGGCGCCTGTCCCATCTCCAAAACCGGAACCAGCGCCTGCACCTGCTGTTCCGCCAGCACCTGCTCCGGCACCAGATCCGTTTCCGTAACTGGACCCCAGTCCTCCCGAGGTGGCCGATCCTGAGAACGCAGGAACCTGAGTTCCCGATGTGCATCCCGGTGCGGCCGTCGTGTTGCAGTTGGCTTCGTGGAAAGCGCTGACGGGGGTCACCTGGTCGCTGGCAGCGGTTCCCGCTTTCGCTTTGGTAATTCGTACGACACCCACCGGGCTGGACTCATCGGCCAGCAGCGTCCCTGCAGGAGCAGCGGCAAGTCCCAGGACGAGCGTACTCCAGACAATATTTTTGCATAACGACTTCATATCAAAAATCCTTCCATTCCCTCGGATGGATTGGTTCAACCTCTGATCCATACGGTGTTAACAAACGGTGTTTGAAACTGAATGCGGAACCGGTGTTCTGCCGAATTCCGTGCGTTCGCCATTACTTGGCGACTTTGAAAACGCGATACTGCAGGTCCTCAGCTTGAATGACGTAAACTGTGTGTGGTGAGATTTCTCTCTGCACTGGGACACCTGTCACGCCCCCCCACTGAGGCGCAGTCGCTCCGCCGATTCGTTTTGCAAAGGGAATTGAAGGGGGGTGGCAGCTCAATTCCGGTCCATTCCGCACCCAGACAACCGGTCCGTAACCTCGGATATAGTTAAACCAGTCGCGGGCATTTTCTTTTTCTGTATTGACGACGTCACAACTCGCTCGATGAAGCCGGGCGTAGTAACAATCCCGGGATTTCGCACGCAGCTTGGCAGCATGCGGATCAGGAAGCTGATTGGGAACCACTTGCCCGTCGTTCCCCACATTCGGATCGACCGTGGTATCCATCAGCACCACTGTCGAACTGAAGCTCGCCTGAGTCACTTTTGAGTCGGATTCCGCGGCCTCGGCCTCGGCCTCCGCAGAGGGGGTCTCGACCTTCGCCGGTGCGGCGGGTGCCCTGGCAGCCGACCGCGGTTCACTGCTACGTAGCCGGATTTTGGCCGGGGCTTTCGGGGTCACTTTCTCTGCCGACCAGGCCGGCGAGACCGTCACAAACCCGACCACCGTCAGTAGCAGTGGAGTTCCCAGTTTGAACTGCCAGTGCATGATGAGATTCCTTTCTCGAACGGGATCAGCCTCGACCGATTATCGCCACGCTCCGTGCATGTACGATGTTGCTGGTGGGTGCCAGCCGGCTCCGCTCAAGAGGCCGGGGTAAGCGGAACGGTACTTGACCTGAACCATGGTCCCCTGCAGTTCCCACTTCTCATGCGACCGGACACCCAGCGGGGTCAGGAGCCAGTGCCCCTTGACCCGGTGGTAGTACGGTGGGTACATCGCGCGGTAAGTGTGTGGATACAGCATCTCGTGCGGGGCCAGTGCCTGGTTGGTGATCATCGTCGATCCGGTCCAGATCGGGATGTTCGGCCGTGGGCAGGGATACATGGGTGCTCCCAGGTAGGCGTACCCAGGTTGCTGCTGCGGGGCCACACCGCCGCCCCCACCCAGATTGGCATCGATGGCCATCGGGGCCTGTCCATCGAACTGACCTTTGCGGTAAGAAGCGGGTTGACTGGAGAGCGCAGGTGCCGCTTCGTCCGTCGCGGACGTCACGGGCATCAGATCCGCTCCGAACGGATCAATCTCTTGATCCTGGGCATGGATCGAAGGCATCATTAACGCGGAAAGAACCACCGGCCACACGGCGGACAACTTAGAACCAATCATCGAATCCCCCTCCTTGGGTCGCCTTCAGCAACGGGTGCCGGGCAAGACTCCCTGTTCATCCGACCTGTTCGGACGATAGAACCCCTCTCAATTTCGGTTGGGATCGATCGCGAAAATGAGTCATTCCGGACGCATCGAAGCGACAGCGACGATTTTTGCAAAGGTTTACGATTTAACGGCTTACAATCGGTTGCAGATTCGTTTCAACCGGTGTAACTGTTAGTTACAGCAGACTCGTCAAAGCCGGAAAAGTCAGCCCGACCCATCCGATCGTTCGCAAAAAATCCGCAATGCTTTAGCATCACCCCCACTGCCGTATCCGGATTCCCCTTCGGAGCCCCGGCAATTTGTCCTCAGCCCACAGAGAATCGACCTGCCGCAATCGAGCGAAGCAGTGCAGTTAAACGGAGTTGAAATTGGCGAAACGTACGTCAGACAACGGAAATGGAGAGCAGCGATCCGAGAACGGTGATCGTATCGAGTATGTGTTGCTCAGCCAGGAAACGCGGAAGCGGTACCTGAACTACGCCATGTCGGTCATCATGTCGCGGGCGCTGCCGGACGTCCGCGACGGGCTCAAACCTGTGCAGCGGCGAATTCTGTACGCAATGTACGAAGACCTGCGACTGACGGCAGACAGCAAGACGCTCAAGTGTGCCAAGATCTGCGGGGCCACCATGGGGGATTACCACCCTCACGGTGAAGGGGCCATCTACGACGCTCTGGTCCGTATGGCGCAGAATTTCATGCTGCGATATCCGCTCGTCCACGGACAGGGGAACTTCGGCTCGATCATGGGACTTCCCGCCGCTGCGTCCCGTTACACCGAAGCCAAACTCACAAAGCTCGCCGAACACCTGAATCAGGAACTGAAGTTCCAGACCGTCGAAATGCGGCCCAACTACGACGCCCGGGAAGAAGAACCGGTCGTCCTCCCCGCACGATACCCCAACCTGCTGGCCAACGGCGCATCCGGCATCGCGGTCGGTATGGCAACCAACATCCCCCCCCATAACCTGGGAGAACTGATCGCGGCGTGTATTCACCTGATCGACAACCCGGATGCCGAGACGAAGGATCTGCTGAAGCTGATCAAAGGCCCCGATTTTCCGCTCGGCGGGCGAATCGTCACCGACCGTAAAGATCTGCGGGTTATTTACGAAGAAGGCCGCGGTGCGATCAAGGTGCGTGGCGAATGGATGATGGAAAAAACCAAGAAAGGTGAGACCAGCAATCGCATCATCATCTACTCCATCCCCTATGGCGTGGAATCGGGACCGCTCGCCGCCGAAATCGGTGCGATTGTCACCTCACGCAAGTTGCCGCAACTGCTCGACTCCAATGACGAAACCGACAACAAGCACGACCTGCGGATCGTGCTCGATCTGAAGCCCGGTTCCGACCCCGCACAGGTGATGACGTATCTCTACAAGCATTCATCACTTGAGCAGAACTTCGGCTACAACGCGACCTGCCTGGTGCCAGACGAGACCGGTTCGATGGTGCCGGCTCGCCTGAGTCTGGTGCAGATCCTGCAGGAATTCCTTAAGTTCCGCCTGGCGACCCTGCGGAAGCGGCTGGAATTTGATCTGAGGCAACTCGAGCAGCGTATTCACCTGCTGGAAGGATTTGCCATCATCTTCAATGACCTCGATAAGGCATTGAAGATCATCCGCAACAGCTCGGGGAAGCGCGATGCCTGCGACAAGTTGCTGAAAGCATTTCCACTGCTCGATGAAGAGCAAACGATGTCGATTCTGGAAATGCAGCTCTACAAAATCTCGCAACTCGAAATTGACTCGATCGTCGGCGAACTGAACGAAAAACGAGCCGCCGCCGAGAAGATTAGCAAGCTGCTTTCATCGGAAAAGAAACTCTGGGGCGTCGTTCGCGCGGAACTGGAAGAGTTGTCGAACGAGTTTGCCGATAAACGGCGAACGTCGATCGGCAGCAGCGAGGAGATCGTTGAATTTGATGCTTCGGCCTACATCGTCCGCGAAAACACCAATGTCGTGCTGACTCGCGAAGGCTGGGTCAAACGTGTCGGACGCCTGCAAAGCGTGGAAACGACACGGGTGAGAGAAGGGGATTCCGTGCTGGACGTGATTCCCGGCAGTACGGTGGATAACGTCATTTACTTTGCGAGCGACGGGACCGCGTACACGCTGCCGATCGAGGCCGTTCCCGTGTCGTCCGGTTACGGAGAACCAATCTCCAAG is from Schlesneria sp. DSM 10557 and encodes:
- a CDS encoding DNA topoisomerase (ATP-hydrolyzing) subunit A, with protein sequence MAKRTSDNGNGEQRSENGDRIEYVLLSQETRKRYLNYAMSVIMSRALPDVRDGLKPVQRRILYAMYEDLRLTADSKTLKCAKICGATMGDYHPHGEGAIYDALVRMAQNFMLRYPLVHGQGNFGSIMGLPAAASRYTEAKLTKLAEHLNQELKFQTVEMRPNYDAREEEPVVLPARYPNLLANGASGIAVGMATNIPPHNLGELIAACIHLIDNPDAETKDLLKLIKGPDFPLGGRIVTDRKDLRVIYEEGRGAIKVRGEWMMEKTKKGETSNRIIIYSIPYGVESGPLAAEIGAIVTSRKLPQLLDSNDETDNKHDLRIVLDLKPGSDPAQVMTYLYKHSSLEQNFGYNATCLVPDETGSMVPARLSLVQILQEFLKFRLATLRKRLEFDLRQLEQRIHLLEGFAIIFNDLDKALKIIRNSSGKRDACDKLLKAFPLLDEEQTMSILEMQLYKISQLEIDSIVGELNEKRAAAEKISKLLSSEKKLWGVVRAELEELSNEFADKRRTSIGSSEEIVEFDASAYIVRENTNVVLTREGWVKRVGRLQSVETTRVREGDSVLDVIPGSTVDNVIYFASDGTAYTLPIEAVPVSSGYGEPISKHVKIGDGVSIVAALTTDARFTPSDQDMGEGLPPAPYFLALTAQGQIMRLPLAPFRVPSTKSGRKYCRPVEGDRVVWVELVRDATSLFVATKQARIIHFSMDDVPILSGAGKGVRGIKLSDDKDEVLGAAQMSRPSDCLRVQTSGDKVLVFGQMKYEVTARGGKGIRAAQRSSFTHVIRPEIALVDWAAIEAEKG